The DNA region AATTCCAAAAGTGTCATCCTGTCTTTGGCCATTGTCGTGGTTACCTCCTGAAAGTCTTTGTTGTTATTTGCTTTCAAGAAACCACACAATGGCCTGCTTTTTCAACTCCAGGAATTTACACCACGTACGGGGATTCTACTGCGGGATGCGCGGACAGGACGTTAGATGCCAAGGGATTCCTTTGTCGCAGAAGTGATCGACAGCTCTCGCTGGGGGAGGGTTATCTCCAAAAAAAGAGGGAGCCCCGCAAGGCTCCCTCTTATAGACGGTGCTTGTAAAGCTAGTCGCCGTTTTCACCGCCGACCAGCGCGGGCCGTTCCTCCGGCGCCGGTAATTCCAACACGGGGTGCTCGACGCTGAAGGCCAGTTCGTCGCCTTCACCGGCGGAATCCACCACCACCGTATCGCCGCCGCCGTACTGGCCGCGCAGTAGGTCCTCGGACAGCCGGTCTTCCAGCAGGTTCTGAATGACGCGCCGCAACGGGCGGGCGCCGTAGACCTCGTCGTAACCCTTGCGACCCAGCACATCCTTGGCGGCCTCGGTAACCTCGATCTTGATGTTCTTTTCCTTGAGCTGTTTGGTCACTGATGCCAGTTGCAGGTCCACGATCTGTCGTATCTGTTCCCGTGTCAGCGGGTGGAAGACCACGGTGGAGTCGATGCGGTTCAGGAACTCCGGCCGGAAACTCTTCTTGACCTCGCCGAGTAGTTTGTCCTTCATCCGCTCGTAATTGACCTCGACGGCCTTGCTTTCATCGGAGGTGGTGGAGAAACCGATGCCCCCGGAGCCTTTACGGATGAGGTCGGCGCCGATATTTGAGGTCATGATGATTATGCTGTTGCGGAAATCGACGCGCCGGCCCTTGGCGTCGGTCAGGTGGCCGTCGTCGAAGATTTGGAGCAAGATATTGAACACGTCGGAATGCGCCTTCTCGATCTCGTCGAGCAGGATCAGGCAGTAACCCTTGCGCCGCACCGCCTCGGTCAGTTGTCCGCCTTCCTCGTAGCCGACATAGCCGGGAGGAGCGCCGACCAGGCGCGACACGGCGAACTTTTCCATGAACTCGCTCATGTCGATACGGACCATGTTGTCCTCGGAACCGAACATGAACTGGGCCAGGACCCGCGCCAGTTCGGTCTTGCCGACGCCGGTGGGACCCAGGAAGACAAAGTTGCCGATCGGCCGCCGCGGGTCTTTCAAGCCCGCCCGGGCGCGCCTGACCGCCTTGGCGATGGTGGTGATGGCTTCTTCCTGGCCGATGATGCGCTTATGGAGCACTTCCTCCATATTGAGCAGGCGCTCGGTCTCGTCGCCGGTCAGTTGCAGCAGCGGCACGCCGGTCCACATGCTGACCACGTCGGCGATGTCTTCCTTGGTGACCTTGGGTTTATCCTGGCCCTGCTCCTGCTGCCATTCTTCTTCCATCTTGCGCCGTTTTTCGGCGATCTGGTATTCACGCTCGCGGAGTTCCGCGGCGAAGTCATATTGCTGGGTGGCCAGCGCCGCTTCCTTGTCGCGGCGGTAGGAATCCTCGGCCTTCTTGAGGTCTTTGAGCGGCATCGGCTTGGTGCGATGGCGAATCCTTACACGAGAAGCCGCCTCGTCGATGATGTCGATGGCCTTGTCCGGCATGAAGCGGTCAGAGATATAGCGCGCAGCCATGTCCGCCGCCACCTGCAAGGCGTCATCGGTGATCTCCAGCCGGTGGTGTTCCTCGTAGCGACTCCTGATGCCGCGCAGTATCTCGATAGTATCCTCAAGTGAGGGTTCTTCCACCAGTACCGGCTGGAAGCGCCGCTCCAGGGCGGCGTCGCGCTCGACGTACTTGCGGTAATCGTCGAGGGTGGTGGCGCCGATCATCTGGATCTCGCCGCGGGCCAGGGACGGCTTCAATATATTGGCGGCATCGACGGCCCCTTCAGCGGCGCCGGCGCCGACCATGGTATGGAATTCGTCGATGAAGATGACGATATTGCCGACGCTCCGGAGCTCTTCGAGGATCTTCTTGAGGCGTTCCTCGAACTCGCCGCGGTACTTGGTGCCGGCCACCAGGGAAGCGATGTCCAGCGACACCAGCCGCTTGCCCTCCAGAGTTTCCGGCACATCGGAGGCTATGATACGATGCGCCAGCCCTTCGACGATGGCGGTCTTGCCGACGCCGGGTTCGCCGATGAGCGCGGGGTTGTTCTTGGTGCGCCGTGACAGGATCTGGATAACTCTTTCGATCTCTTTGGAGCGCCCCACCACCGGGTCCAGCTTGCCGGCCCTAGCGGCGGCGGTCAGATCCACCGATACGGCATCGAGGTTGGGTGTCTTGCCGGGAGTCTTGCCGGCTTTGAGCGGTCCGCCGCGGCTGACGGCGCCCTGCGCCAGGATGCGGGTGATCTCCGCCCGGGTCTTCTCGATGGTAATGCCGAAGCTGTCCAGTACGCCCGCCGCCACGCCTTCGCCTTCGCGCAGCAGACCCAGCAGCAGGTGTTCGGTGCCGATATAGTTGTGCCCCAGGTTGCGGGCCTCGTCGATAGCCAGTTCAATGACCTTCTTGGCGCGTGACGTCAGTCCGGTTTCGCCGGCGGAAGGCTTCTCGCCGCGGCCGATGACGAATTCCACTGCGGAGCGCAGCTTGGCCAGGTTGACGTCCAAGCCCACCAGCACGCGGGCGGCCACGCCGTCTTCCTCGCGTACCATGCCCAGCAGAATATGCTCGGTGCCGATGTAATTATGGTTTAAATTCTGAGCCTCTTCCTGCGCGTAGGTCAGGACGCGCCGGGCGCGCTCAGAAAATTTATCGAAACGACTAGCCATGATAAATTTCCTCTCCCTTGGGATACTATTCCATTATAGGTCAAAAACGGAAGGGCGTAAAGGTTCCCAGCTTTGATCACGCTTGGGTAGCGGATGATTCCACTTATTCACCTCTGCTATTTTACAACGGCTGTTGAGAGGGAAAGTTACTATTCCTAAGAGGGCGCTGCAGGCGTTACTCCCCGGTTTAACCTCGTTCTTCAGCCCGTTGTCCGGTCAGCGCCGCCACCAGCGCCTGCTGGATATCGCGCACGGGAATAAGTTGAAAATCGTTAGATGGCGATTTAGCCCGCGCCGCCGCCGGTACCACCGCTTTGGTGAAACCCAGCCGCGCCGCCTCGGCCAGGCGCCGTTCGATCTGCGGCACGTTCCTGATCTCACCGGACAACCCCACCTCCCCGATAGCCACCAGGTGCGGGTCCACGCCGATGCTCTTGTAGCTTGAGGCGATGGCGATTGCCGCCGCCAGGTCCGCCGCCGGTTCGGCCACGTTGAGGCCGCCGGTGGCGCTGGCGATGACGTCCTGTGCCCCCAGCTTGAGGTAGGCGCGGCGCGAGAGTACCGCCGTGATGATGATCAGTCTTCCGAAATCCAGGCCGTTGGCCGTCCGCCGCGGCTGGCCGAAGCTGGTGGCGTTGGTCAGCGCCTGGATCTCGACAAGGAGCGGTCTTGAGCCCTCCAGCACCGGTACCACCGCGGAGCCGATGCAGTTTTGGCGGTCCCGGGACAGGAAGACCTCGGATGGATTGGCCACTTCGGCCAGGCCGTGTTCCTTCATTTCAAATATGCCGACCTCGTTGACCGAGCCGTAGCGGTTCTTAACCGATCTCAGGATGCGATAGCTGGAGAAAGGCTCGCCTTCCAGGTAGAGCACCGTATCGACGATATGTTCCAGCAGTCTCGGCCCGGCAATGGCCCCGTCCTTGGTGACATGCCCGGCGATGAACACCGGCGTCTGTGTCGCTTTGGCCCAGGTGACCAGTCTGGCGGCGCACTCCCGCACCTGGGTGACGCCGCCGGGGGCCATGTCCAGGTCTGGCGTATAGACTGTCTGGATGGAGTCGATGATCACCAGCGACGGGCAGAGCTTGTCCATTTCCGTGGTGATGGCGTCCAGGTCGGTCTCGGTCAGGACGAACAGTCCGTCACCGTTTATCCCCAGCCGTTTAGCCCGCATCTTGATCTGAAATCTAGTCTCTTCGCCGGTGACGTACAGCACCGGTGCCTTGGAAGCCTGCGCCATCTGCGCCGCCACCTGGAGCAGCAGGGTGGACTTGCCTATGCCCGGTTCACCGCCGATGAGCGACAGCGACCCCGGCACCAGCCCCCCGCCCAGCACCCGGTTGACCTCTCCCATGGAGAGCGAAATGCGTTCATGACCGGTGATCTCCACCTTGGCCAGTGCCTGTGGCGCGTTGGTCAAAGCCCTTCGCCGCGCTGCTGGTTTGACCGCCGTCACTGCCTGCTCGAAGAGGGTGTTCCACTCGCCGCAGCCGGAACACTTGCCTTGCCACTTGGCGCTCTCCTGGCCGCATCCGGAACAGACGAAGACGATACGTTGTTTAGGCATGGGAAGACCCTACCTTGTCGAGGAAAGGTATGCAAGAAAAGTAATTCACGGCGTAACGTCCTTTGATTTATGACTCTTATTCTCGATGTCCATTTCGGTACTCTCTTATGACTCCACACTTCATGCTTTTACTGTTGGCATCGAGATCGTTTCGCCGTAGGCTCACGATGACGGTGTTTTTTTGGTTTATTTAACCTTCAGGCGGACAGCGTCGGCGACGAAGGGGGGGACCAGACCTTCGACGTCGCCGCCGAGACGGGCAACCTCTTTTAAGATGCTCGACGACAGGAACTGGTAGTCCGGGGAAGCCAGCAGGCAGACCAACTCTATCTCCGGGGCCAGACGGCGGTTGATCATGGCCATGTCGAACTCGAGCTCGAAGTCGTTGTTGACTCGCAGACCACGGACGACGGTGGCCACTCCTTCCTGGCGGGCGAACTCCACCATCAAGCCGGTGAAGGACTTGACCTCCACGCTGGGCAGATCGGCGACGGCCTGGCGGGCGAGATCGACCCGTTCCGCGGTGGTGAATAGGAGTTTCTTGTCCGGAGTGTCGTAAACGCCGACGATGATCTTGTCGAAAAGGCGGGCCGAACGCCGGATGATATCCAGGTGGCCAGCTGTGACGGGGTCGAACGAACCGGGGTATAAGGCTATTTTCATGATGCCGGTGCCTCCTTATGGTAGATGCTGATGACGGAATCTCCGTGGCGCCGTTCCTTGTGCATTTTGAGGTCGGCGTAGACCTCGTCGAGAGTGACACGTGGAGAATGGGTGATGACCAGCCAGGTACCCGCGCCGACGAGGGGTGTTCGGGCGAGCTTATCCAGAAATTTGCCGATGTCCTCACGACGGTAAGGTGGATCCATCAGGATGATGTCATAGGTGCGGTCAAGGAAGCCGAGGGCCCGCTCGACCGGGGCGCAGCGGACGGCGGCGCGATCTTCCAGGCCGCAATTTTTAAGGTTTTCCCGAATGACCTCGCAGCAGGCGCGCTCCTGCTCCACGAAGTCTACATGCCCGGCGCCCTGTGAGAGGGCTTCGATGCCGAGCGAGCCGGAGCCTGAGAAAAGGTCCAGAACGAGATCCCAATCCTCCGTGAGATTGGCCAGCATCGAAAAAATAGCGCCGCGGACCAGCTCTGTGGCCGGACGGGTAGCGCGCCGGTCCGGCACCTTGATAGGGCGGCCTTTGCACTCACCGGCGATGATCCTCATATATCCCATATGCCCATTTTGCATGATGGGCCGAGCCGCGTCAATGATGGTGGAGTTAGCAGTCATTTTTCAGTACCCAGCCAACGGCTTTCAAATTTCAATTCATGCCTCCGGAGAGGGGCGGGAGGTGGCGATGGAAATTGATGTATTTTGGTACCGCAGACCGCGGCTGGGGCTGCTGTTTACCGAAGGTAAGTTTTTCGTTATAATGGAGAATACCAATTCGGCGAGAGGTTAAAAAAACAGAAATGGCTTTCAAAATTACCGAAGAGTGCATTAGTTGCGGCGCATGTGAACCCGAGTGTCCCAATGCCGCCATCAGCGAGGGCGAGACGATCTATGTCATCGACCCGACCAAGTGCACCGAATGTGTCGGTTCCTTTTCCACAAAACAATGCGCTGAAATCTGCCCGGTTGACAGCTGCGTCCCCGATGAGGCTTACCCGGAGACTCATGACGCGCTGTTGGAGAAATGGCGCGGCTTGCATCCCGGCGAAGAACCCAAGGTAAAATAATCCCCGGACACCGTTGATAATTCAGGGCGGCTCCGCGTGCGGGGCCGCCCATTACTAGATACTCCCTTCAACGATTGTGCTATAATCATCGTCTGCATGGGGCTGTAGCTCAGTTGGGAGAGCATTGCGTTCGCATCGCAAGGGTCAGGGGTTCGAATCCCCTCAGCTCCACCATTGCAGACAGCTACCGAACCAGCGTTAGCTCGGGCTATTATGGCAAAGGGCGCGTTGTATTCGGTTTTGGTTATCCTCCCGCCCTCAACATGAAGCTTTTTCAGAACCGTCTCGCATAGCAGTCGCTTCTGGTCGAAATTGCCGTGTTCGTACAGGAAATCAAACTGAGTGGCCAGTTGCAGGGCTACTTCAAAGTCGGCCTTGACCAGATGCTGGCGCTGTCTGAGGCTACCAACGTTGGTTTTTAGTTTCGACCTTTCCGCCTCAATCTGTGATCGGTGTTCTTTGAAATCCGCGATCGAAATATCCTCTTCCATGTAAAGCTTTTGCAGATTCTTCTCCACCCGCTCCAGCTTAGCCAATCTGGCTTCCGAAGCCTTCAGATGACCATTGCCTTCCAGTTCCTCGTTAAAGAAACTGACCATCTGCTCCCTCAGCACCTTTCGGGTGCTTTCGGTGATGGTGAGGCTTTTAAAGAGCGCCGGGATTTGGCACTCAATGTCCTTGCTGTTGTAGAAGACCTGACTGCCGTTAATTTTACGGCGGCTGCGGTAATAGCTTAATTTCTTTTTATTGTTAGTTTCCGCCCAGCAAGGGCTGTCGGCATCGACTGAGTGAAGCATACCGCGCAGCAGATATTGATGGCGCTTGGTACGCTGTTTATTCTTGTCATGCTGCCTCATGACCTGCTGTACTCGAGTAAAAGTATCTGCATCCACCAGCGGTTCGTGGTTGCCTTTGATAGGGATATCGCCGGGTTTCAGCCATGTCTCACCGAGGTAGAAACGATGATGGAATACCTTGCTCCAAGCCTGTTTGCAGATGCGATTACCATTCAGGCTTCGGTGTCCCAGGGAATAGGCGTGATCGGCCCATCCTTCGAGTGTCCACTTGCCGGTGGCGAACTCATTAAATGCATGGGTAACGAAAGGGCCATTGTCGGGGTCGACCTCAATCCAAGCAGAGGTGGCGTCATGCTTGTTGAGATAGCCGAAGGGTGCCTTCTTGGGCCAACCGCCGGTCTCGACTCTTCTTTGCATACCCTTTGTGACTTCGACTGCCAGGTTCTTGGAGTACCAAGAGCTGATGACCTGCATCATGCGCCGGGAGATGTAACCGGCCGGCGTTGAGGCATCGCCGGGCTCACTGACGCTCTCCAAAACGATACCCAGTTCCTCAAGCTCTTTCTCATAAGTTACGAAGTCGAAGTCGTTGCGGGCAAACCGGTCAAGCTTGTGTACCAGGATGACATCAAACTCCTTCGCTCTAGCGGCAGTTATCATCTGCTGGAAATCCGGCCGCTTGTCGGTGCGAGCGCTTTCACCGGCATCGACGAATTCCTTCACTACCTCCCAGCCTTTACCTTGGGCATGATAGCGGCAGCGCTCCTGCTGAAAAGGAATCGACAGGTCCCTCTCTGCCTGCTCTTCAGTAGACACCCGGGCATAGATGGCTACTTTCTTAAATTCCGAACTCATCGTAAGTTCCTCCTAAGTTCCAGCTGCATTCATCGGCAATCGGGCAGCTTTTTGCCGACGGACATGAGTGCTCTTCACTAACATGTATAGGGTCGATGCCTTCTGCTTGGGAAGAGATTAGGCCAAACTCATCACCAGGTACAGCCAACAATATCACCCGGTATGGCCCCTGTGTGGCTGAGAGAAGCGGCCGCACCAGTACGAGCGGTGACTCTTCAGTACGGGCACTCCTCCAGAGCAGAGACTTGCCGCCCCTTACCGCGGCGCATACCAGTGACCCTGCGCGGGGACGGCTATTTCGTGACGGCACCGTCTGCAGCGAGCATAAAGACTTTATGCCTCTGGCTTGCGGTGTTTTAGCCACCACGGTTGCTGTGAAATCTTTGATTTCCGGACTGGCGCCGTTTTCACTCTCCGGAAGATATTCGTAGAGGGCACCGACCAGCGGCACATCTGAGAAATGCTGACCGAAGGCAATCATCAGGCATTGATGGGAAAGTTCGAGTTCTTCACCGAGCGCGACCAGATCGAAACCAGCGACACTGGCTCTATCTAAAAAGAATCGCGGCGGAATAAGCGCCGCCGCAGCGAAGCGGTCGGCATATTGGCTGAGTCGCGGCTCGCTCATTACGACGTAATCCGAGTCCAGCTCACCGATGTTTTGTTGGATGATCTCAAAAAGCTCGTGGAAGATGGTGTATTTCTGAGTGGCCGGCTTGTCACTCGCCGAATAATGGATGTACCACGATCCGTTGGCTTTCATGCTGGTGCCGCCGCTCTTCAGGTAGCCTACCGACTCGATATTGATGCCGAAAGACCGTATCAGCTCAACGGTTTCAATCAGAGTTGGTGTGCGCTCAAGCTCGGCATAATCTCTGAAGACAGCACCCAGGCGCACCGGGTCGGTGGCGTGTCGGCCTTTTTCATACTCGAGGATATGGCCGCAGAGATTGCTCAGGCTGGGTGGTACGGGCATCGCGCTCCCTATGTGTAGTTAGTTTAGACAGACAGTATCTTTTTTCCCGTCAGAGTTTCGTAGGTGATAACAACACCTTTTTTCCCCTCGACGTCAAGGCTTTCACCCCTGATCCGGGTGCCAAGCTTGTAATCGGGGTCAGCCAGGACATACTGGAAAGCCGCGTCGATTCGCTCCTCGGCGGTAGCGGTCACCTCCGGCTCGTCCATGTAGCCGGCCTCAAGCAGAAGCTCCCTGACCGTGACATTGTAAGCCCGGGCCAGCTTTTTGAGGATATCCGGCCGCGGTGGCGGGCGGTCTCCCTTCTCCAGCTGGGCAATATAAGCGTTGGAGACGCCGCATTCTTTCTCGACATCGCGCAGGGACATGCGCCTTCGGTTGCGTAAACCCTTCAGGAATTGGCCGAAATTAGATTCTTCCATATTTCACCTCCTTCCCTGTTTTTACAGTACTGTAACACAATTGCTAATGTATAGCAAGCACTTACGTGAAATATCAAGGTTTTAGTGCTTGACACACCCGAAAAACCTGGCTTATAATAAGCCCATGCAAGCCGTCGAGGCCCCCTTGGAAGATCTCTTCAAGCATAACCCTGAAATTTTAAAGGTATGCCGGGAGATTGGCTGGGGCAAAATCGAGATAGCAGTTAGAGACGGCAAACCGGTAATGGTGACGATGAAGAAAGACATCAAGCTAAACTAACAGAATAACAAGCCGAATCGAAAACGATAGGCGCTTAGGGCTGGAAATGGCCCGAAGCGCCTTTATTTTTTCCCAAAACAAGCGTCTTCAAGGGGGAAAACGAAATGGTGGTAATAACAGTCAGAATCAACAAGGCGGCTATGCTGCGGGCCATCGCCAGGCGAAACATGACGCAAAACATGTTTGCCGCTCAGGTCGGGGTCTGCAGCGGTTACCTCTCTCAGATCATATGCGGGGCCAGAAATCCGTCGCCACAGATGCGGGGGAAGATTCAGGACGCTCTCGCTCCCCTAACCTTCGACGACATATTCATCCTTGAGGAAAGCGACGATGGCGACTAAGACGGTTGAGCAGCAGGAAAGCCAGTGCTGCGAGTTACCGGCACCAGTCGAAGAAACTCTGCTGATCCGGCAGAGGCTGCGTAATCTTTGCGAGCTGGCCATTGCTATCGGGCAGCAAGAAGGCTTGCTGACCAACCACAACGATAACGAAGCAACAGATTCAGAAGGAGGAGGTTCATCATGCCGACCGAGGGAGTGATAGTAGTCATCAGGCTGGGAATCGAACAGGAAAGAGAAAGCGGCACCCCGGGCAGAGATAAGGTCCGGCTGGAAGATGGTGTCACCGAAAAAGAACTTATCGAGTTATGGGATCGGGCCAAGATGAAAGTCTGGCATCATGACATCCGAAACTACCAGGTTAAGCGTTGGTTCGAGAAAAACTGCCATATCGAAGCAGATCTCGATGACTTCAACTCACCTTTGCCGCCAGGCAAATTTTCCGCCGATGGGCTGCAACGTTTTCTCAGGGCAGTAGAGCGTGAATTAGCTTACTAAGACCGAGATTTTCAGAAACGAGGCATTGTTCTATGGCTGTTAGCAGAATGTTTCAAATAGACGGCAAGCGGATGAAGACGTGGAACGTCGTGCATGGGTGCCGTTTTAACTGTTCTTATTGCTCCGTCAAGACGCTGGTGGAAACTCGGCTCCGTAACACCCCCAGGTATGCCATTGGCATGACTCCGGGGTTTTCTGAGCGGGAAATGCGCAAGCCTTTCCATCCCGGCGAGTGGGTTTTTGTCGGTTACATGGGCGATATAGCCTGCCAGCCGGAAGCCAATATCCTTCGGGTCATCGAGCGGATCAGGACCCGGCCACAGGTTAATTTCTATATGCAATCCAAAAACCCTCGGGTGTTTGTAAATCTGATTGAAAAATATGGCCGACAGGTATTTCCGAAGAACTGCTGGCTGGGCACAACCTTAGAGACCACTTACCGGGTCCCTTACAGCAAGGCCCCGGCGCCGATTCAGCGTTTCGAGGCCATGGCAGAACTAACACTGAAATATGGCCGCAGAACAATCGTATCAATCGAACCGGTGATGGACTTCAGCCCGACGGTGTTTGCTTTCTGGCTGGCAACGATTGAGCCGGATTACATCTTCATCGGCGCCGATAATTACGGACACCGACTACCTGAGCCGCCGCGTGCCAAACTTCGGGAGTTTATCGAGCTGCTGCGGCATGACCACCCAAACGTGATTCTAAAGCCCGGGCTGGAGAGGTTGTTATGAATTACGACGAAGCCCGCCGCCGGTACAATGCCGGAGAACATGTCCCGTCATGTTTTCTATCCAAAGACGGCCGGCTCCGATCCAAGCACTGTTTTCCAAACGGCAATCCGTTCATGGGGCCGCCTATCCGGCAGGACACGCCTTATCTTTACCCGGAAGATCCAGCGCCGAAGCAAAACCCTGCCACCCCCGCACCCTCGACTTCCGATGAGATTGCCGCCCTGCGCCGGCAGATAGGCTACCTTCAGCGGCAGATTGACAAGTTGAGCGCCCAACAGAAACGTGAACAGGTAGGTGTCCAGTTATGAGCCTGCCTCAGATCACTGAAACTATAGGGGGCTATGACTACGATTGGACACAGGAGCAGGTACGGATTGAGTGCCGACGCCTGAAATTCTCCGGAGATGACCTGAAAGGGGAAGTGACGGTTTCTTCCACGTCCCCGGCCGTCAGCGCCAATCATATTCACCGCTCGACCTTCAACTTCTCGTCCGATATCGCCCGTACCAGGATGGTCAAAACGCTTTCCGAAAAGACATCCGGGCTGGATCTCAACTGGAACGGGTTACTGGAGCAGGTTTGTTATTACACGCTGGAACGTCAACGGCGCGGTGAATCCGCGGTGGAGATTGACTCATCCCAGACCGATATTGAGCCGCCCAAGTATCTGCTCAAACCATTCCTGATTAAAAATTATCCTTCCATATTTTTTGGCGACCCGTCATCCGGCAAATCATTAGTGGCGCAGCTTATAGCGGCAACGGTAACACTGCCTTGGTACCTCAACCCTATGGGATGGGATGAGCCAGCACAACCTCTAAACGTGCTATACCTCGACTGGGAGACGGACCGCAACACCATCGCTTGGACCTCCCGCTGTATCGAGAGAGGCATGGAAACCGGTCCGTTCTACTATCATTACCGACGCTGTCAGAGACCGTTACACGAGGACAAAGAGCAGATCGTCGAGTGGTGCGTCGAAACCAAAGCCGATATAACCATCATTGATTCCTTGGGCATGGCCGTCGGTGGAGATCTCAACGCCACGGAGCCGGCCCTGAACTTCTGGAATGCTTGGCGCAAACTTAAAACTACTAGCCTCATACTGGCTCACGTCAGAAAGGATCAGGGCGACGGCGCCAAACGTACTGTCTACGGCAATCAATACTACACTGCTGAAGCCCGCTGCGTATGGGAGGTCAAGAAATCCCAAGATGCTGGTGAGGACTGCCTTGAAATGGCTCTTTATAACCGCAAGCCTCCGCCATTCGCTAAAATACACAACCCACTCGGCCTGCACTTCCAGTTTGACGACATCGACGACAACGGTATCGCACACTCACTGATCGCCACTAATCAGAAGCCGGAAAACGTTGGTGATTTTATGAAATCTCAATCTACACAAACACAAATAATGAGCCTTCTAAAAGAAGGTGCTGTCACTCAAGAGGAAATCATCGAAACACTGGGCATCACCAAAAACAATGCATGGGTCACCCTTAAGAGACTTAAAGACAAAAACAAAATTATGAAACTTGGCGATGGACGCTGGGGACTTACTTATAGTGGTTAAACTTACTTACAAACTTACAACTTACAGTGTTCCCCCTAAAGGGGGGGAACTGTAAGTAAGTTGAGCAACTTACAGGGAAACTTACAGGTTTTGAACGTAAAACTTATAGAACTTACAAAACAACTTACAGGTGTAAGTAATGGCAAAACTTACAGGGGTTGTCAGGAGTTATTAGACACAAGAAAAAAGGGGGTTGAATTGATGAAAGTCGCCTTATACGCCCGAGTCAGCACCCGGGATAAAGACCAGAACCCGGAAGTGCAGCTGAGTGCCATGAGGGAATACTGCCAGCGCCAGGGGTGGGAAATTATCGGGGAGTATGTCGATAAGGCATCCGCTGCTGATTTTAACCGCCGTGATGCCTGGGCGCGGTTGATGAAACACGCAGCCTCCCGCCGATTCAATGCTTTGATAGCCTGGA from Dehalogenimonas sp. THU2 includes:
- a CDS encoding YfhL family 4Fe-4S dicluster ferredoxin → MAFKITEECISCGACEPECPNAAISEGETIYVIDPTKCTECVGSFSTKQCAEICPVDSCVPDEAYPETHDALLEKWRGLHPGEEPKVK
- a CDS encoding ATP-dependent Clp protease ATP-binding subunit, encoding MASRFDKFSERARRVLTYAQEEAQNLNHNYIGTEHILLGMVREEDGVAARVLVGLDVNLAKLRSAVEFVIGRGEKPSAGETGLTSRAKKVIELAIDEARNLGHNYIGTEHLLLGLLREGEGVAAGVLDSFGITIEKTRAEITRILAQGAVSRGGPLKAGKTPGKTPNLDAVSVDLTAAARAGKLDPVVGRSKEIERVIQILSRRTKNNPALIGEPGVGKTAIVEGLAHRIIASDVPETLEGKRLVSLDIASLVAGTKYRGEFEERLKKILEELRSVGNIVIFIDEFHTMVGAGAAEGAVDAANILKPSLARGEIQMIGATTLDDYRKYVERDAALERRFQPVLVEEPSLEDTIEILRGIRSRYEEHHRLEITDDALQVAADMAARYISDRFMPDKAIDIIDEAASRVRIRHRTKPMPLKDLKKAEDSYRRDKEAALATQQYDFAAELREREYQIAEKRRKMEEEWQQEQGQDKPKVTKEDIADVVSMWTGVPLLQLTGDETERLLNMEEVLHKRIIGQEEAITTIAKAVRRARAGLKDPRRPIGNFVFLGPTGVGKTELARVLAQFMFGSEDNMVRIDMSEFMEKFAVSRLVGAPPGYVGYEEGGQLTEAVRRKGYCLILLDEIEKAHSDVFNILLQIFDDGHLTDAKGRRVDFRNSIIIMTSNIGADLIRKGSGGIGFSTTSDESKAVEVNYERMKDKLLGEVKKSFRPEFLNRIDSTVVFHPLTREQIRQIVDLQLASVTKQLKEKNIKIEVTEAAKDVLGRKGYDEVYGARPLRRVIQNLLEDRLSEDLLRGQYGGGDTVVVDSAGEGDELAFSVEHPVLELPAPEERPALVGGENGD
- the radA gene encoding DNA repair protein RadA, with the translated sequence MPKQRIVFVCSGCGQESAKWQGKCSGCGEWNTLFEQAVTAVKPAARRRALTNAPQALAKVEITGHERISLSMGEVNRVLGGGLVPGSLSLIGGEPGIGKSTLLLQVAAQMAQASKAPVLYVTGEETRFQIKMRAKRLGINGDGLFVLTETDLDAITTEMDKLCPSLVIIDSIQTVYTPDLDMAPGGVTQVRECAARLVTWAKATQTPVFIAGHVTKDGAIAGPRLLEHIVDTVLYLEGEPFSSYRILRSVKNRYGSVNEVGIFEMKEHGLAEVANPSEVFLSRDRQNCIGSAVVPVLEGSRPLLVEIQALTNATSFGQPRRTANGLDFGRLIIITAVLSRRAYLKLGAQDVIASATGGLNVAEPAADLAAAIAIASSYKSIGVDPHLVAIGEVGLSGEIRNVPQIERRLAEAARLGFTKAVVPAAARAKSPSNDFQLIPVRDIQQALVAALTGQRAEERG
- the coaD gene encoding pantetheine-phosphate adenylyltransferase, translating into MKIALYPGSFDPVTAGHLDIIRRSARLFDKIIVGVYDTPDKKLLFTTAERVDLARQAVADLPSVEVKSFTGLMVEFARQEGVATVVRGLRVNNDFELEFDMAMINRRLAPEIELVCLLASPDYQFLSSSILKEVARLGGDVEGLVPPFVADAVRLKVK
- a CDS encoding ImmA/IrrE family metallo-endopeptidase gives rise to the protein MPVPPSLSNLCGHILEYEKGRHATDPVRLGAVFRDYAELERTPTLIETVELIRSFGINIESVGYLKSGGTSMKANGSWYIHYSASDKPATQKYTIFHELFEIIQQNIGELDSDYVVMSEPRLSQYADRFAAAALIPPRFFLDRASVAGFDLVALGEELELSHQCLMIAFGQHFSDVPLVGALYEYLPESENGASPEIKDFTATVVAKTPQARGIKSLCSLQTVPSRNSRPRAGSLVCAAVRGGKSLLWRSARTEESPLVLVRPLLSATQGPYRVILLAVPGDEFGLISSQAEGIDPIHVSEEHSCPSAKSCPIADECSWNLGGTYDEFGI
- a CDS encoding helix-turn-helix transcriptional regulator, encoding MEESNFGQFLKGLRNRRRMSLRDVEKECGVSNAYIAQLEKGDRPPPRPDILKKLARAYNVTVRELLLEAGYMDEPEVTATAEERIDAAFQYVLADPDYKLGTRIRGESLDVEGKKGVVITYETLTGKKILSV
- the rsmD gene encoding 16S rRNA (guanine(966)-N(2))-methyltransferase RsmD → MTANSTIIDAARPIMQNGHMGYMRIIAGECKGRPIKVPDRRATRPATELVRGAIFSMLANLTEDWDLVLDLFSGSGSLGIEALSQGAGHVDFVEQERACCEVIRENLKNCGLEDRAAVRCAPVERALGFLDRTYDIILMDPPYRREDIGKFLDKLARTPLVGAGTWLVITHSPRVTLDEVYADLKMHKERRHGDSVISIYHKEAPAS
- a CDS encoding DUF5131 family protein, whose product is MAVSRMFQIDGKRMKTWNVVHGCRFNCSYCSVKTLVETRLRNTPRYAIGMTPGFSEREMRKPFHPGEWVFVGYMGDIACQPEANILRVIERIRTRPQVNFYMQSKNPRVFVNLIEKYGRQVFPKNCWLGTTLETTYRVPYSKAPAPIQRFEAMAELTLKYGRRTIVSIEPVMDFSPTVFAFWLATIEPDYIFIGADNYGHRLPEPPRAKLREFIELLRHDHPNVILKPGLERLL
- a CDS encoding XRE family transcriptional regulator; this translates as MVVITVRINKAAMLRAIARRNMTQNMFAAQVGVCSGYLSQIICGARNPSPQMRGKIQDALAPLTFDDIFILEESDDGD